The following coding sequences are from one Ramlibacter henchirensis window:
- the gspD gene encoding type II secretion system secretin GspD, which translates to MNFPRALLPLLVAAVLAGPGSVHAQSAQREPVTLNFVNADIEAVARTMGAITGRNIVVDPRVKGTISLSTERPVPPQTAFNQFVSTLRLSGFTVVDSAGLLKVVPEADAKLQTGSVSVGPPPGGSQVVTQIFRLSHETANNLVPILRPLISPNNTINVNPGNNSLVITDYADNLQRIGRIIAALDIANATDVEVIPLQNGLASDLAPVVQRLVDTGGATPVAAGQGQADTSFRTTVIAEPRSNSLIVRAANPARLNLVRSLVSRLDQPTAQNPTGNIYVVYLKNADAVRLATTLRAAMAAIPSTGTPGAPGAFTSAPGTISTAAVSAPQPSMGGIAGGTGASPATAAAQPTAQPSTGGQIQADPATNSLIISAPEPQYRQLRAVIDRLDSRRAQVFVESLIVEVNADKAAEFGIQWQNAFGNKGDKNIGVLGTNFNVGGANIINLQLGAASGQITPPSNGVNLGLLRNFGGVYYLGALARFLESNADANILSTPNLLTLDNEEARIVIGQNVPFVTGQFTNTGATNGSVNPFQTIERKDVGLTLRVRPQINENGTVKMQIFQEVSSVQAASINSATGLITNKRSIESNVLVDDGAIVVLGGLLQDEYNGNQEKIPGLGDVPVLGNLFRSEARTRRKTNLMVFLRPIVVRDAPQSDELSLDRYDLMRLKQEAAQPTPSIVVPINAGPVLPATSTRAPAAAPTPPPVPAELAAPGAAPVTPLPRPTPLPPAAPADPANPSR; encoded by the coding sequence TGCACGCGCAGAGTGCCCAGCGCGAGCCGGTGACGCTGAACTTCGTCAACGCCGACATCGAGGCGGTGGCGCGCACGATGGGTGCGATCACCGGTCGCAACATCGTGGTCGACCCGCGGGTGAAGGGCACGATCTCGCTGTCCACCGAGCGGCCGGTGCCGCCGCAGACCGCCTTCAACCAGTTCGTCTCCACCCTGCGGCTGTCCGGCTTCACGGTGGTGGACTCGGCGGGCCTCCTCAAGGTGGTGCCGGAGGCCGATGCCAAGCTGCAGACCGGCTCCGTGTCCGTGGGGCCGCCCCCGGGCGGATCGCAGGTGGTCACGCAGATCTTCCGCCTCAGCCACGAGACGGCCAACAACCTGGTGCCGATCCTGCGGCCGCTGATCAGCCCGAACAACACCATCAACGTGAACCCCGGCAACAACTCGCTGGTGATCACGGACTACGCCGACAACCTGCAGCGCATCGGCCGCATCATCGCGGCGCTGGACATCGCCAACGCCACCGACGTCGAAGTGATCCCGCTGCAGAACGGCCTGGCCTCGGACCTCGCCCCGGTCGTGCAGCGGCTGGTGGACACCGGCGGCGCGACGCCGGTCGCGGCCGGCCAGGGCCAGGCGGACACTTCGTTCCGCACCACCGTGATCGCCGAACCGCGCAGCAACAGCCTGATCGTCCGCGCGGCCAACCCGGCGCGGTTGAACTTGGTGCGCAGCCTCGTCTCGCGTCTGGACCAGCCGACCGCGCAGAACCCGACCGGCAACATCTACGTGGTCTACCTGAAGAACGCCGATGCCGTGCGGCTGGCGACGACACTGCGCGCTGCGATGGCCGCCATTCCCTCGACGGGCACGCCCGGCGCGCCCGGCGCTTTCACCAGCGCGCCCGGCACCATCAGCACCGCAGCCGTTTCTGCCCCCCAACCCAGCATGGGCGGCATCGCCGGCGGGACGGGCGCCAGCCCGGCGACAGCCGCCGCGCAACCCACGGCCCAGCCCTCGACGGGCGGCCAGATCCAGGCCGACCCGGCGACCAATTCGCTGATCATCAGCGCCCCCGAGCCGCAGTACCGGCAGTTGCGCGCGGTGATCGACCGCCTCGACTCGCGCCGCGCGCAGGTGTTCGTCGAAAGCCTCATCGTCGAGGTGAACGCGGACAAGGCGGCGGAATTCGGCATCCAGTGGCAGAACGCGTTCGGCAACAAGGGCGACAAGAACATCGGCGTGCTGGGCACCAACTTCAACGTGGGCGGCGCCAACATCATCAACCTGCAGCTGGGCGCGGCCAGCGGCCAGATCACGCCGCCGTCCAACGGCGTCAACCTCGGCCTGCTGCGCAACTTCGGCGGCGTCTACTACCTGGGCGCGCTGGCGCGGTTCCTGGAGTCGAACGCCGACGCCAACATCCTGTCCACGCCGAACCTGCTGACGCTGGACAACGAGGAAGCCCGCATCGTCATCGGCCAGAACGTTCCCTTCGTCACCGGACAGTTCACCAACACCGGTGCGACCAACGGCTCGGTGAACCCGTTCCAGACCATCGAACGCAAGGACGTGGGCCTCACGCTTCGGGTGCGGCCGCAGATCAACGAGAACGGCACGGTGAAGATGCAGATCTTCCAGGAGGTCTCCAGCGTGCAGGCGGCGTCGATCAACTCCGCGACGGGCCTCATCACCAACAAGCGCTCCATCGAATCGAACGTGCTGGTCGACGACGGCGCCATCGTGGTGCTGGGCGGGCTGCTGCAGGACGAATACAACGGCAACCAGGAAAAGATTCCCGGACTCGGCGACGTTCCGGTGCTGGGCAACCTGTTCAGGAGCGAGGCGCGCACGCGGCGCAAGACCAATCTGATGGTGTTCCTGCGGCCGATCGTCGTGCGCGACGCGCCGCAAAGCGACGAACTCTCGCTGGACCGCTACGACCTGATGCGCCTGAAGCAGGAAGCCGCGCAGCCGACGCCGAGCATCGTCGTGCCGATCAACGCCGGCCCCGTGCTGCCCGCCACGTCCACGCGCGCGCCGGCCGCCGCTCCCACCCCGCCGCCCGTGCCCGCCGAACTGGCCGCTCCCGGCGCCGCGCCGGTGACCCCGCTGCCGCGTCCCACACCGCTGCCGCCCGCCGCGCCCGCCGATCCCGCCAACCCGTCCCGCTGA
- a CDS encoding Bug family tripartite tricarboxylate transporter substrate binding protein codes for MDRRTALAATLLAGAGFPAVAQLPANYPNKPIRMIVNFPPGGSLDVITRTVCQKLAEQLGQPVFVENRAGAGGNIGAQAVATAAPDGYTLLSSPPGPLTINQNLYKEMPFDPNRLAPVVMMAGMPNVITARNDFPANTARELIAYVKAHPGKVTYGSQGNGSTSHLTGQMFATMIGGEMVHVPFRGEGPALTELLGGRLDLFFGNTASVMKYRDAKQVKLLGLASAKRSAMTPEVPAAPEFGMPEFIASAWFAVAAPPGTPQAIVDKLNAAIVDIMKMPDVRERFAAQGSEAIGGSPADMAAFLTAERARWKKVIETANVKAD; via the coding sequence ATGGACAGACGAACCGCATTGGCCGCCACGCTGCTGGCCGGCGCCGGCTTCCCGGCAGTAGCGCAGCTACCCGCGAACTACCCGAACAAACCAATCCGCATGATCGTGAACTTCCCGCCGGGCGGATCGCTCGACGTGATCACGCGCACCGTGTGCCAGAAGCTGGCCGAGCAGCTGGGGCAGCCCGTCTTCGTGGAGAACCGCGCGGGCGCCGGCGGCAACATCGGCGCGCAGGCGGTGGCGACCGCGGCACCCGACGGGTACACGCTGCTGTCGTCGCCGCCGGGGCCGCTGACCATCAACCAGAACCTGTACAAGGAGATGCCGTTCGATCCGAACCGGCTGGCGCCGGTCGTGATGATGGCGGGCATGCCGAACGTGATCACGGCCCGGAACGACTTTCCGGCGAACACGGCGCGCGAACTCATCGCGTACGTCAAGGCCCATCCCGGCAAGGTCACCTACGGTTCGCAGGGCAACGGCTCCACCTCGCACCTCACGGGCCAGATGTTCGCCACCATGATCGGCGGCGAGATGGTCCACGTGCCGTTCCGCGGCGAGGGACCGGCGCTCACCGAGCTGCTGGGCGGGCGCCTGGACCTGTTCTTCGGCAACACCGCGTCGGTCATGAAGTACCGCGATGCGAAGCAGGTGAAGCTGCTGGGACTGGCTTCGGCCAAGCGCAGCGCGATGACGCCGGAGGTGCCCGCGGCGCCGGAGTTCGGGATGCCCGAGTTCATCGCGTCGGCCTGGTTCGCCGTCGCAGCGCCTCCCGGAACGCCCCAGGCGATCGTGGACAAGCTCAATGCCGCCATCGTCGACATCATGAAGATGCCGGACGTGCGGGAGCGGTTTGCCGCGCAGGGATCGGAGGCCATCGGCGGTTCGCCGGCCGACATGGCCGCGTTCCTCACCGCCGAGCGGGCCCGCTGGAAGAAGGTGATCGAGACGGCGAACGTGAAGGCCGATTGA
- a CDS encoding EamA family transporter: MSRISPAHGLLALAVVAVWGTNFVVIKAALDQLPPLLLGTLRFLLALVPAMFFLPRPRVPLSNLAGYGLLIGAGQFGMLYLAIDGRISPGLASLVVQTQVFFTIGLAMWLAGERIRGYQVIAVLVAAAGLAVVGWHTDATTTVAGLLLVLGAAASWAGGNILTKRAGSINMVAYVVWSSAFAVPVLFALSLAFEGWDRIAASVQQASPGAWAAVGWQSWANSLFGYAAWNWLLSRYTAATVTPLALLIPVFGMGASALWLGEPLPAWKLVAAALVISGLALNLLWPQARIGVPGGELKKR, translated from the coding sequence ATGTCCCGCATCTCCCCCGCCCACGGGCTGCTGGCGCTGGCCGTCGTCGCCGTCTGGGGCACGAACTTCGTCGTCATCAAGGCGGCTCTCGATCAACTGCCGCCGTTGCTGCTGGGCACCTTGCGGTTCCTGCTCGCGCTGGTGCCGGCGATGTTCTTCCTGCCTCGCCCGCGCGTGCCGCTGTCCAACCTGGCGGGCTATGGCCTTCTCATCGGGGCCGGCCAGTTCGGGATGCTGTACCTCGCGATCGACGGCCGCATCTCACCCGGTCTGGCTTCGCTCGTCGTGCAGACGCAGGTGTTCTTCACCATCGGCCTGGCCATGTGGCTGGCGGGCGAGCGCATCCGCGGTTACCAGGTGATCGCCGTGCTCGTGGCGGCCGCAGGACTGGCTGTCGTCGGATGGCACACCGACGCGACCACCACCGTTGCCGGCCTGCTGCTGGTCCTGGGCGCCGCCGCGTCCTGGGCCGGCGGCAACATCCTGACCAAGCGCGCGGGCAGCATCAACATGGTCGCCTATGTGGTGTGGTCCTCGGCGTTCGCGGTGCCGGTGCTGTTTGCGCTGTCTCTCGCGTTCGAGGGCTGGGACAGGATCGCCGCGAGCGTGCAGCAGGCATCGCCCGGCGCCTGGGCTGCGGTCGGCTGGCAGTCGTGGGCGAATTCGCTGTTCGGATACGCCGCGTGGAACTGGCTGCTCTCGCGCTACACCGCCGCGACGGTCACGCCGCTCGCGTTGCTGATCCCGGTGTTCGGCATGGGCGCTTCGGCGCTGTGGCTCGGCGAGCCGCTGCCTGCGTGGAAGCTGGTGGCGGCGGCCCTGGTGATCAGCGGGCTCGCGCTCAATCTGCTCTGGCCGCAGGCGCGCATCGGCGTGCCCGGCGGCGAACTGAAGAAGCGCTAG
- a CDS encoding MEDS domain-containing protein: MRLMRSGDEVKAFWAELKPCDHLVEMYEAEGDFLDSLESYVHDGLVAGDSVVLIATEDHLGALEQRLAVSGVDLNAARKEDRYIELDAEETLAKFMVNGWPDEERFKRVVGDLLGRAGANGANVRAFGEMVAFLWAKKLYAATVRLEHLWHRFCAEEGFSLLCAYPVSGPTSSSAVSMREICQAHSHVITKSGVAPV, encoded by the coding sequence ATGAGATTGATGCGAAGCGGCGATGAAGTGAAGGCGTTCTGGGCGGAGTTGAAGCCGTGCGATCACCTGGTCGAGATGTACGAAGCCGAAGGGGATTTCCTGGACTCCCTGGAAAGCTACGTGCACGACGGCCTTGTTGCGGGTGATAGCGTGGTGCTGATTGCCACCGAGGATCATCTCGGCGCACTCGAACAGCGTCTTGCCGTCAGCGGCGTTGATTTGAACGCAGCCCGCAAGGAAGACCGGTACATCGAGCTCGATGCGGAAGAGACCCTGGCGAAGTTCATGGTGAACGGCTGGCCGGACGAAGAGCGCTTCAAGCGCGTCGTCGGCGACCTGCTGGGCCGGGCGGGTGCGAATGGCGCCAACGTCCGCGCGTTCGGCGAGATGGTCGCCTTCCTCTGGGCCAAGAAGCTCTACGCCGCGACGGTGAGGCTGGAGCACCTCTGGCACAGGTTCTGTGCCGAGGAAGGTTTCTCGCTCCTGTGCGCCTATCCGGTGAGTGGGCCGACCAGCTCGAGCGCTGTTTCCATGCGGGAGATCTGCCAGGCCCACAGCCATGTGATCACGAAGTCCGGCGTAGCCCCGGTCTGA
- a CDS encoding Bug family tripartite tricarboxylate transporter substrate binding protein, which produces MSSALRRRHFTAFAALAALPGVASAQSAFPSKPMRIVVPFPPGGSTDLLARRLGEKLALSLGQPVVVENKPGAGGTTGADAVAKSPPDGHTLLMGVTGSNAIAASLYPRLPYDTLRDFTPVSLVVSAPLVLAVNSSSNLRTVRDYVAASRADSITYGTPGNGTSMHLTGEMFNLATGARLTHVPYKGSAPALNDMLGGSLQSMFGDFLVLLPQIRAGKVRPIAVTSTRRHPMLPDVPTIAESGLPGLERFEATSWQGLFAPAGVPRDVLMRINAELVKALESPDIKEFFGSQGFLVVGSSPDQFRTLIEAEVPKWGRVIKAANVKVD; this is translated from the coding sequence ATGTCCTCCGCCCTTCGCCGCCGCCACTTCACCGCCTTCGCCGCACTGGCTGCACTGCCGGGAGTGGCGAGCGCGCAGTCCGCCTTCCCGAGCAAGCCGATGCGCATCGTCGTGCCCTTCCCGCCCGGCGGCAGCACCGACCTGCTCGCGCGCAGGCTCGGCGAGAAGCTGGCGCTGTCGTTGGGCCAGCCGGTCGTCGTGGAGAACAAGCCGGGCGCGGGTGGCACAACCGGAGCGGATGCAGTGGCCAAGTCGCCGCCGGACGGCCACACGCTGCTGATGGGCGTCACGGGCAGCAACGCCATCGCCGCGAGCCTTTATCCCAGGCTGCCGTACGACACGCTGCGCGACTTCACGCCGGTAAGCCTGGTCGTGTCCGCGCCGCTGGTGCTGGCCGTGAACAGCAGCAGCAACCTGCGCACGGTGCGCGACTACGTGGCGGCATCCAGGGCCGACTCGATCACCTACGGCACGCCCGGCAACGGAACGTCCATGCACCTGACCGGCGAGATGTTCAACCTGGCCACCGGCGCGCGGCTGACGCATGTGCCCTACAAGGGCAGCGCGCCCGCGCTCAACGACATGCTGGGCGGCAGCCTGCAGTCCATGTTCGGCGACTTCCTCGTGCTGCTGCCGCAGATCCGCGCGGGCAAGGTGCGGCCGATCGCGGTGACCTCGACGCGGCGCCACCCCATGCTGCCGGATGTGCCCACCATCGCGGAGAGCGGCCTGCCGGGCCTGGAGCGGTTCGAAGCGACGTCCTGGCAGGGCCTGTTCGCGCCCGCAGGCGTTCCACGCGACGTGCTGATGCGGATCAATGCCGAGCTCGTGAAGGCGCTCGAGTCGCCGGACATCAAGGAGTTCTTCGGCAGCCAGGGATTCCTCGTGGTCGGTTCATCGCCCGACCAGTTCCGCACGCTGATCGAGGCCGAGGTGCCCAAGTGGGGCCGCGTGATCAAGGCCGCCAACGTGAAGGTGGATTGA
- a CDS encoding haloacid dehalogenase type II → MAAAALANQVEVLAFDIFGTVADWHGSIVREMRERHPQVDGDAFARAWRAGYKPAMARVASGQLGWTLIDDLHRMILDDILPRFGLAHLGGEEREDLNKVWHRLDPWPDSVAGLERLKRRYILCTLSNGNIGLLTRMAKRAGLPWDCVLSAEVFRAYKPDPATYLGVAKVFDVEPGQVMLVAAHHEDLEGARRCGLRTAYIERPLEFGAAQPKDVSARPANDLHCTSLADLADQLGLG, encoded by the coding sequence ATGGCCGCAGCGGCTCTCGCGAACCAGGTGGAGGTGCTGGCCTTCGACATCTTCGGCACCGTGGCCGACTGGCACGGCAGCATCGTGCGCGAGATGCGCGAACGCCATCCGCAGGTGGACGGCGACGCGTTCGCGCGGGCCTGGCGCGCCGGGTACAAGCCGGCGATGGCGCGGGTGGCCAGCGGCCAGCTGGGCTGGACGCTGATCGACGACCTGCACCGCATGATCCTCGACGACATCCTTCCGCGCTTCGGGCTCGCCCACCTGGGTGGGGAGGAGCGGGAGGATCTCAACAAGGTCTGGCACCGGCTCGATCCGTGGCCGGACAGCGTCGCGGGGCTCGAGCGCCTCAAGCGTCGCTACATCCTGTGCACGCTCTCGAACGGCAACATCGGCCTGCTCACCCGCATGGCCAAGCGCGCGGGGCTGCCGTGGGATTGCGTGCTCTCGGCCGAGGTGTTCCGCGCGTACAAGCCCGACCCGGCCACCTACCTCGGCGTCGCCAAGGTGTTCGACGTCGAGCCCGGCCAGGTCATGCTGGTCGCGGCCCATCACGAGGACCTGGAAGGGGCGCGGCGCTGCGGTCTGCGCACCGCCTACATCGAACGCCCGCTCGAGTTCGGCGCGGCCCAGCCGAAGGACGTCTCGGCGCGGCCCGCCAATGACCTGCATTGCACGAGCCTGGCGGACCTCGCGGACCAATTGGGACTCGGCTGA
- a CDS encoding thiamine pyrophosphate-requiring protein encodes MNDSSGARPTRKAAGADDATPQPTAAARLLTEAARLGIDCIFTNLGSDHPAFIEAFNAIEANGGAMPRIVVCPHEMTALSAAHGHAMKSRRPQMVLVHVDVGTQNLGSSIHNAARGRVPAVIVAGLSPVTVSGERTGARTEFIHYTQDSTRQHEIGGQYMKWSYEVRAAEMVDQVLLRSVQIAATVPEGPVYLTGAREVWEEPAAAPAQSLAHWNAVAPAVIPAADVRELSDALWSSRKPLVITTYLGRQPRAAEVLAELSRRIGIAVCEVNPQYVNCPGDHEHHVGYRRNSLVDEADLILMLDVDVPWIVSKVAPRSDARLFHLDCDALKAGMGFWHFPAERTWQAGSLAVLEQLLALPTPAKEPGRAERVQWIAAAREKLALPDLPVPADDAINVQQLSEAISRLVNDKTVIVFESPTATERVLHTLRMSRPGSYYANGGSGLGWSINAAIGLKLADPQAEVVTLVGDGSYVFGVPSSTYWVAETYGAPQLTIIFNNGGWHAPKVSTLLVHPQGAAKTSDRYWITTSARARLADIAAAAAGAAAFRVSHASELDATLQQALLTVRGGRSAVVEVMTLPISRQVLGAAPA; translated from the coding sequence ATGAACGACTCTTCTGGAGCTCGCCCCACGCGCAAGGCTGCGGGCGCTGACGACGCAACTCCGCAGCCCACCGCCGCCGCCCGCCTGCTGACCGAAGCCGCCCGGCTCGGCATCGACTGCATCTTCACCAACCTCGGCAGCGACCATCCCGCGTTCATCGAGGCCTTCAACGCGATCGAGGCGAACGGCGGCGCGATGCCGCGCATCGTGGTGTGCCCGCACGAGATGACCGCGCTCAGCGCGGCGCATGGGCATGCGATGAAAAGCCGCCGGCCGCAGATGGTGCTGGTGCACGTGGACGTCGGCACGCAGAACCTGGGCTCCAGCATCCACAACGCCGCGCGCGGCCGCGTGCCCGCGGTGATCGTGGCCGGGCTCTCGCCCGTGACCGTCAGCGGCGAGCGGACCGGCGCGCGAACCGAGTTCATCCACTACACGCAGGACTCCACGCGGCAGCACGAGATCGGCGGCCAGTACATGAAGTGGTCGTATGAAGTCCGCGCGGCGGAGATGGTCGACCAGGTGCTGCTGCGAAGCGTGCAGATCGCCGCGACCGTTCCCGAGGGCCCTGTCTACCTCACGGGTGCTCGCGAAGTGTGGGAAGAGCCCGCGGCGGCGCCGGCGCAATCGCTCGCGCACTGGAACGCGGTGGCCCCGGCCGTCATTCCGGCCGCCGACGTGCGCGAGCTGAGCGACGCGCTTTGGTCCTCGCGCAAGCCGCTCGTGATCACCACCTACCTCGGCCGGCAGCCGCGCGCCGCGGAAGTGCTGGCGGAGCTGTCGCGGCGCATCGGCATCGCGGTGTGCGAAGTCAATCCGCAGTACGTCAACTGCCCGGGCGACCACGAGCACCACGTCGGCTACCGGCGCAATTCACTGGTGGATGAAGCCGACCTGATCCTGATGCTCGACGTCGACGTGCCCTGGATCGTGTCCAAGGTGGCGCCGCGCAGCGACGCGAGGCTGTTCCACCTGGACTGCGATGCGCTCAAGGCGGGGATGGGCTTCTGGCATTTCCCGGCCGAGCGCACCTGGCAGGCCGGCAGCCTGGCCGTCCTCGAGCAGTTGCTCGCCTTGCCGACACCCGCGAAGGAGCCGGGCCGTGCGGAGCGCGTGCAGTGGATCGCAGCCGCGCGCGAGAAGCTCGCGCTGCCCGATCTGCCCGTGCCTGCCGACGACGCCATCAACGTCCAGCAGCTCAGCGAGGCGATCTCGCGTCTCGTCAACGACAAGACGGTGATCGTGTTCGAGTCGCCCACGGCAACCGAGCGCGTGCTGCACACGCTTCGCATGAGCCGTCCGGGCAGCTACTACGCCAACGGCGGAAGCGGCCTGGGCTGGAGCATCAACGCCGCGATCGGCCTGAAGCTGGCCGACCCCCAAGCGGAGGTGGTCACGCTGGTGGGCGACGGCAGCTATGTCTTCGGCGTGCCATCCAGCACGTACTGGGTGGCCGAGACCTACGGGGCGCCGCAACTGACCATCATCTTCAACAACGGCGGCTGGCATGCGCCCAAGGTGTCGACGCTGCTGGTGCATCCCCAGGGCGCAGCGAAAACCAGCGACCGCTACTGGATCACCACGAGCGCGCGGGCCCGGCTGGCCGATATCGCCGCTGCCGCGGCGGGTGCGGCGGCTTTCCGCGTGAGCCATGCGAGCGAACTGGATGCCACGTTGCAGCAGGCGCTGCTCACGGTGCGGGGCGGCCGCAGCGCCGTCGTCGAAGTGATGACCTTGCCGATCTCGCGCCAGGTGCTCGGAGCCGCGCCGGCGTAA
- a CDS encoding NAD(P)/FAD-dependent oxidoreductase, which translates to MHLVVLGTGIVGTCAAAWLQRDGHRITFVSPVPPGEACSFGNAGSLSPSACLPVGMPGMWKQVPGWLRDPEGPLAIRPAYLPTVLPWLMRFLRHSTREEVVRIATAMRGLLAPIFDSYGPLLERAGATQLVRRTGCLYVYGSSQSAARWRWGMDLRRSLDVELRDVGEEELAQLEPDLRGRFRFGILAPDNGSTLDPEALVKALHRQCLADGAQMVPGEATGFERRGDTVTAVRLASGQTLPCDGVVIAAGAWSRQLTAQLGTRVPLETQRGYHVTVQSNNLQLRHTVFASEYNLMVNPMAMGLRLAGSVEFAGLKPPPNYGRADVLLAKGREMFPHLDSSRIKRWMGHRPCLPDSLPVIGRAPRIANAWLAFGHGHVGMCAGASTGRELAHLVAGRPTQVDLRPFAPDRF; encoded by the coding sequence ATGCATCTCGTCGTGCTCGGCACCGGCATCGTGGGCACCTGCGCAGCCGCCTGGCTGCAGCGCGATGGCCACCGGATCACCTTCGTTTCTCCCGTGCCGCCGGGCGAGGCCTGCTCGTTCGGCAACGCGGGTTCGCTCTCGCCCAGCGCCTGCCTGCCGGTGGGCATGCCCGGCATGTGGAAGCAGGTGCCCGGATGGCTGCGCGACCCGGAAGGGCCGCTGGCGATCCGTCCCGCGTACCTGCCCACCGTGCTGCCATGGCTGATGCGGTTCCTGCGGCATTCGACGCGCGAGGAAGTGGTGCGCATCGCCACCGCGATGCGCGGGCTGCTGGCGCCGATCTTCGACAGCTACGGCCCGTTGCTGGAACGCGCTGGCGCGACGCAGCTCGTGCGCCGCACCGGCTGCCTGTACGTCTACGGCTCGAGCCAGTCGGCCGCGCGCTGGCGCTGGGGCATGGACCTGCGCCGCAGCCTCGACGTCGAACTGCGCGACGTCGGGGAGGAGGAGCTGGCGCAACTCGAGCCCGACCTGCGCGGCCGCTTCCGCTTCGGGATCCTCGCGCCCGACAACGGCTCCACCCTGGACCCCGAGGCGCTGGTCAAGGCCCTGCATCGCCAATGCCTGGCCGACGGTGCGCAGATGGTGCCGGGTGAGGCCACCGGCTTCGAGCGGCGCGGCGACACGGTCACAGCCGTGCGGCTCGCCTCCGGCCAGACGCTGCCGTGCGATGGCGTGGTGATCGCTGCCGGCGCATGGTCCCGGCAACTCACGGCCCAGCTCGGCACGCGAGTGCCGCTCGAGACCCAGCGCGGTTACCACGTGACGGTGCAGAGCAATAACCTGCAGTTGCGGCACACGGTCTTCGCGTCCGAATACAACCTGATGGTCAACCCGATGGCGATGGGCCTGCGGCTGGCCGGCAGCGTGGAGTTCGCCGGCCTGAAGCCGCCACCGAACTACGGAAGGGCCGACGTGCTGCTGGCGAAAGGCCGCGAGATGTTCCCGCACCTGGACAGCTCGCGCATCAAGCGCTGGATGGGCCACCGCCCCTGCTTGCCCGACAGCCTGCCGGTGATCGGGCGCGCGCCGCGGATCGCCAATGCCTGGCTGGCGTTCGGCCACGGGCATGTGGGGATGTGCGCCGGGGCGAGCACGGGCCGCGAGCTGGCGCACCTGGTCGCCGGCCGCCCCACGCAAGTGGACCTGCGGCCGTTCGCGCCGGACCGGTTCTGA
- a CDS encoding GspE/PulE family protein → MPTRYPLPYSFARSHQLLVEDDGQAFTLWHAAAPAPSAWSEVMRKFPVRALQQLDPDALAQRISAAYAQGESSAATVVSEVQNEADLSRMMQELPAVEDLLETSDDAPIIRMLNALLTQAARDGASDIHIEPYERHSSVRFRVDGTLREVVQPNRALHAALISRLKIMADLDIAEKRLPQDGRISLRIGTRAVDVRVSTLPSAHGERAVLRLLDKSESKLSLEAVGMKGDTLRRFLGLIGQPHGIILVTGPTGSGKTTTLYAALSRLDAGSSNIMTVEDPIEYELPGIGQTQVNAKIDLDFAKALRAILRQDPDVIMIGEIRDYETAQIAIQASLTGHLVLATLHTNDAASAVTRLTDMGVEPFLLSSSLLGVLAQRLVRKLCSHCAGRGCGECGQTGYQGRTGVFELMLADEKIRTLIHNRASEADIRDAALAIGMTLMREDGERLVREGITSLEEVLRVTRD, encoded by the coding sequence ATGCCGACCCGCTATCCCCTGCCCTACAGCTTCGCCCGCAGCCACCAGCTGCTGGTGGAAGACGACGGCCAGGCGTTCACGCTCTGGCACGCGGCCGCGCCCGCGCCCAGCGCCTGGAGCGAGGTGATGCGCAAGTTCCCGGTGCGCGCGCTCCAGCAGCTCGACCCCGACGCGCTGGCGCAGCGCATCAGCGCGGCCTACGCACAAGGCGAGTCGAGTGCGGCGACGGTGGTCAGCGAGGTGCAGAACGAAGCCGACCTCTCGCGCATGATGCAGGAGCTGCCGGCGGTGGAAGACCTGCTGGAGACCAGCGACGACGCGCCCATCATCCGCATGCTCAACGCGCTGCTCACGCAGGCCGCGCGGGACGGCGCGAGCGACATCCACATCGAGCCGTACGAGCGTCACTCCTCAGTTCGCTTCCGTGTCGACGGCACGCTGCGCGAAGTGGTGCAACCCAATCGCGCGCTGCACGCCGCGCTGATCTCGCGCCTGAAGATCATGGCCGACCTGGACATCGCCGAGAAGCGCCTGCCGCAGGACGGCCGCATCTCGCTGCGCATCGGCACGCGCGCGGTGGACGTGCGCGTTTCCACGCTGCCCAGCGCGCACGGGGAACGCGCGGTGCTGCGCCTCCTGGACAAGAGCGAGAGCAAGCTGAGTCTGGAAGCGGTCGGGATGAAGGGCGACACGCTGCGCCGCTTCCTCGGCCTGATCGGCCAGCCGCACGGCATCATCCTCGTGACCGGCCCCACCGGCTCGGGCAAGACCACCACGCTGTATGCCGCGCTGTCGCGGCTGGACGCGGGCAGCAGCAACATCATGACGGTGGAAGACCCGATCGAGTACGAGTTGCCCGGCATCGGCCAGACGCAGGTCAACGCCAAGATCGACCTCGATTTCGCCAAGGCCCTGCGCGCCATCCTGCGGCAGGACCCGGACGTCATCATGATCGGCGAGATCCGCGACTACGAGACGGCGCAGATCGCCATCCAGGCCTCGCTCACCGGCCACCTGGTGCTCGCGACGCTGCACACCAACGATGCCGCGAGCGCCGTCACCCGACTCACCGACATGGGCGTCGAGCCTTTCCTGCTCAGCTCCTCGCTGCTGGGCGTGCTCGCGCAGCGCCTGGTGCGCAAGCTGTGCTCGCACTGCGCCGGCCGCGGCTGCGGGGAATGCGGCCAGACCGGCTACCAGGGCCGCACGGGCGTGTTCGAGCTGATGCTGGCGGACGAGAAGATCCGCACGCTGATCCACAACCGCGCGTCCGAAGCGGACATCCGCGACGCGGCGCTCGCCATCGGCATGACGCTGATGCGCGAGGACGGCGAACGCCTCGTGCGCGAGGGCATCACCTCGCTCGAGGAAGTGCTGCGCGTCACGCGCGACTAG